One genomic segment of Arthrobacter sp. zg-Y1110 includes these proteins:
- a CDS encoding VOC family protein yields MASLISHTSFDSLDAYGQSVFWRRILGFREDPEDPNRPGEEECMIFSQDGTQRLLFIEVPDAKQIKNRVHLDLKPAEGTRDQELERLLGLGAREVDDRRNADGTGWVVLADPEGNEFCILRSDEERRASA; encoded by the coding sequence ATGGCATCCCTGATCTCCCACACATCCTTCGACAGCCTCGACGCCTACGGTCAGTCCGTGTTCTGGCGGCGGATCCTCGGCTTCCGGGAAGACCCGGAGGACCCGAACCGGCCGGGCGAGGAGGAATGCATGATCTTCTCCCAGGACGGCACGCAGCGGCTGCTGTTCATTGAGGTTCCGGACGCCAAGCAGATCAAGAACCGCGTCCATCTGGACTTGAAGCCCGCCGAAGGTACCCGCGACCAGGAACTCGAGCGCCTTCTGGGGCTGGGCGCCCGCGAAGTCGACGACCGGCGCAACGCGGACGGCACCGGGTGGGTGGTGCTCGCAGATCCGGAGGGCAACGAATTCTGCATCCTGCGCAGCGACGAGGAGCGCCGGGCGTCCGCCTAG